A portion of the Caenorhabditis elegans chromosome III genome contains these proteins:
- the Y41C4A.18 gene encoding uncharacterized protein (Confirmed by transcript evidence), whose product MWKLLLVFGCLSSSVSGYLLSKSDPICRDESFLVYWKSNDPQVIKGDTQFDVTSDCHVEFQAWWELFIGLVFVIWIMQFLPAVINFIEGPDRRVKCCGEK is encoded by the exons atgtggaaattgtTGTTGGTATTCGGATGTTTGTCAAGTTCCGTTTCCGGATATCTTCTGTCGAAAAGTGATCCGATTTGTCGTGACGAGAGTTTTCTCGTCTATTGGAAATCCAACGATCCGCAGGTGATCAAGGGAGACACTCAGTTCGACGTTACCAGCGATTGCCACGTGGAATTCCAG GCTTGGTGGGAGCTCTTCATTGGTTTGGTTTTCGTGATCTGGATTATGCAGTTCTTGCCGGCCGTCATCAACTTCATTGAGGGACCCGACAGAAGAGTGAAATGTTgcggtgaaaaatga
- the Y41C4A.21 gene encoding UPF0506 domain-containing protein (Confirmed by transcript evidence) produces the protein MLNLKFLISCVIIVIFAIVYSDAGDGMDFKGQISCGAKCNEPSFAHHYYCCGDGFNECCIGLEIWVIILMAVLTIISII, from the exons ATGctaaatctcaaatttctcatCTCCTGCGTGATCATCGTGATCTTTGCGATCGTCTACTCGGACGCCGGCGACGGAATGGACTTTAAA GGCCAAATTAGTTGTGGAGCGAAGTGCAATGAGCCATCGTTTGCCCATCACTACTACTGTTGCGGTGATGGCTTCAACGAGTGCTGTATTGGGCTTGAA atttgggTGATCATTTTGATGGCGGTTCTCACAATCATATCGATCATCTAG
- the sup-1 gene encoding Protein SUP-1 (Confirmed by transcript evidence) has protein sequence MMSYIALAACIGLAMAANVDHDVKSAVNEVTTTKDGDTYCPVPLVGTKCGTSSIFHYWKCCGELNKECCFNLQTWVWVTLALFGVIFIASFVISLVRCICCRK, from the exons ATGATGTCCTACATCGCACTCGCCGCGTGCATTGGACTCGCAATGGCTGCCAACGTGGACCACGACGTGAAAAGTGCAGTGAATGAGGTCACCACTACAAAG gaCGGAGACACATATTGCCCGGTACCATTGGTCGGAACCAAATGCGGAACCTCTAGCATCTTCCACTACTGGAAATGCTGTGGAGAACTCAACAAGGAATGCTGCTTTAACCTCCAG acatgggTCTGGGTAACCCTCGCCTTGTTCGGAGTCATCTTCATCGCCTCCTTCGTCATCTCCCTTGTCCGTTGCATCTGCTGCCGCAagtag